The stretch of DNA CCGGCGCGCTGGGGTCGGCTTATATAGACGGAGGCGGCGCGAGCACGTGTGGCCGCCTCGTCTACGCGTGGCATGCGCGGGGACGCGCGTCAtcacgccttcactgcgccgcccgtgaggcatcaatggcggaggctgaccggcgcggcagcgcgcgacagttttggcattgattcgccgcgagaAACAAGGCGATGAGGACGATGAAGCGGCGAGAAGCGAGCCGAGTCACCGGCAAGGagggcccgcggctctttcgcgccaaaaacgattcgcccggcgccTTCAagtgccccccagcgcgccgggtttgggTTGGGTCCGCCAACGCcaatttcggcccaagccggcgaaaattggGCCCTTAGAGGCGcaactgggccgattttttggcgccggcggccgaaaagtcgcatggggggccttgttgggggcgcggctggagatgctcttaccttgTTGAATCGAGACTGGTGCTAAGAAATGTGTACATTGCACAACTGCTTCTAGTCACTCTGTGCATTCGGTTTACATGGTTCAGTTTATACGTTTTTTCggtttgtacggtattaatacttcgtTAAATATGGTTTGAGATTAAAATATGGTTCGGCTTTGCTACACACCAAATTATTTCGATATGGTTTCTGTATATACCATAGTAACCAAAGTTGTCGCGAATATGAGAATGACATAGTAATAATTTACAATTTTATAACTTAATACACGTACTATTTTACACAAATAATATATAACTATATATGTAAGGATATATGCATGCATGAATTCATACCTTGGTGGTTATGGACGTGCTTAACATTTTCTTAgagaaaaatgactatgttacaCGAAAAATGTACATGCTTATTAGGCAATCTggctcatgtacaagaaaaatgacaactcaTATGGTTGTTCGCCTCAAGAAATATAAACATTAGTTTTACTACGATTTATTCTGTGAACCGTTCGATTTTTTGGTATGTACCATAAACCCAAAGTTCAAAATGGTATGAAAAGTCTATACCATATCGAAATCAGAAAACCATAAAATTGATTCGGTTCGGTTATTTTTCAGTATAGTTTTTCGTTTCGGTTTCAAATTGCAACAGCTTCTAGGACCTACGTACGTGACTACAGACTACAACATCCCTCCCGAATTAGTGACGGAGTATTTTCTATCATTGCTCACGCTCACATCCCTtgctcaaaacaaagtactactatcACTGGCAGCTGGGACCCGAGCGGGGTAACCTCCAAACTTTCGAAGTTCCCGCCACAGAGAAGTCGGCTGGGTCCTCCTCCAACTGCTACAGGTACATTTtcgccacgtcaccgatccgcgtcaaaagagcatccggtccgtccATTCGAAAAAGCTGCGAACGGCTGATATGCCTTCACGTCACCGATCCGAGGCGCCCACCGCTCCACCAATCAGCGCCACTTCGTCGTCACTCCTATAAAGAGTCCGGCCAATCCCGCTTCCAATCCATCGCCCCTGTCTCTCTACTACTCACCCCAGCCAAACTTCGAAGAAGCAGCAGTCGCCGCAGCATCCATGGCCCCCAAGGCTGCCGAGAAGAAGCCGGTGGAGAAGACCCCCGCGGGCAAGAAGCCCAAGGCGGAGAAGAAGGTGCCGGCGTCCAAGGAGGGTGGCGacaagaaggggaagaagaaggccaagaagagtgTGGAGACGTACAAGATCTACATCTTCAAGGTGCTCAAGCAGGTTCACCCCGACATCGGCATCTCCTCCAAGGCCATGTCcatcatgaactccttcatcaacgACATCTTCGAGAAGCTCGCTGGCGAGTCCGCCAAGCTCGCGAGGTACAACAAGAAGCCCACCATCACTTCCCGCGAGATCCAGACCTCCGTCCGCCTCGTCCTCCCCGGCGAGCTCGCCAAGCACGCCGTCTCCGAGGGCACTAAGGCTGTCACCAAGTTCACCTCGTCCTAGGCTCCTCCTGCATTAGTTCTAGTGTTTATTTCCTCTCCCTCGTCTGATGAATTCTGTAGCTAGCTGTGTGTGTTCTGACAGCGTCATCCTGTAACAATGGTGCTGCCTGAATAAATAGTCACGTTGCTGCTTGAATGGACGACCGTCGCCTTGGATTCTTGTTTCCAACGTGTTTATTCAGTTTCATCTTGGGCTTAAAGCCAGGAAGATGGTTTTGCGTCTCTGAAAGTATTGCACAAATGCTTCTCTGAAACAAATAGTTTGATCCTTCTTGAGAATGGAGCTCCACTCGTGTAGTAAAGAAAGTATGACCAGCCTTTTACTGCGGTGAAACTAATTTCATAGGCGTGTAAGCTGTGTTTGTGTGCGTGGCAAACTTCATTAACCACGTTTTGCTACTTCAATAAACTTAAAGCTTGCATTCGAAATTGATGCTGATAATTGACCACATTCAAATCAAGGATCTGAAATGGTTTGGATCTCCCGGCAATTTTTCTTTGAAATTTCACCGGGGGAGATTTTTTCCCACCTGAATTTTTTATCTTTAACAGGGACGAAAACCCAGATTAACAGGGGACCTAGCAAGAGGGCGGTAGGGGCAGGTAGGCAAGAACACAAGACTAGGCAGCCAACTTTTCAAATAATCAGGTAAGCGTGCAGTTTCCGAAAACAAAGAGTAACCAGATAACCCGTTTGTTTCAGATAATCAGATGTAAAGCTGCTGCAGCAGTGATTTGATTCGGAAGATATAAACAGATAATCCATTTGTTTGATACGCATGTACACCTACACATTTGATTTGATTGGGAAGATATAAAGTGTGCCTCACCATCAAATTAACCTACTTTTGTGACGATTTCCCTTTATAAAATATATAAGTTCAACACATTATATATAGTCTAGCGACCAAAAACTAAGCCTCGATCGTTGGGTGAGCTGTTGAATTTTTATCCCATGGTTGAACAACCACAAATCTGATCCTCATTGAAAGCGTGAGTGAAAACTCATGCATGTGCACCGTGGGATCTTTGTCTGACGAATTCTGCAGTTAGCTGTGTTCTGACAGTGTCATCTTGTAACAATGTTTCTGCTTGCGGGTTTGTGGCTGTTCTTCGGTCTGATTGAATAGTCGAGTTCACCTCATCCTAGTCTTCTCGTCTAAAGAGGTGAGCTGTAGTTAGATGTGTTCTGAAACTGTCATCTTGTAACTTTGAGCTGATAGTGGCTGTTATTCAGTCTGAATAAATAGTCATGTTGCTGCTTGAATGGACAAAGTCGCGTGCTTTACTGTCACCTTGGATTCTTGCTTCTGACATTCTCATTCAGTTTCTCCTGGTCTTGAAGCCAGGAAGATGTTTTTGCGCCTCTTGTATTTGGTCTGATTCTTGTGCAGATACAACCTCTTAAATTGTACGTACTACAGAGGTTGCTCTGCTTCTTAACCTGGACTTAGTTTTTGAATTATTTACTTGTGCCTGTTAGAGACTGTACAAATCTCTAATGTTTTACAGGTAACCCATTTGTTTCACATCAAATGTAAAACCTTTGGAGCAGTAATTAGTAAGTTTGATGCGCAGATTGGGAAGATGTTAAGTATGGGCCTGATTACCAAATTCTCCTATTTTTTAGACGATTTTTCTGAGCCTATTTATAAACAAGTTCAACGCATACTTAAAAATAGGAAAAATACAAGTTCACTGAATATAAAAAAATTTCATGGACATTGTTTCAATTCTCAAGTTTTTTAaagttcatgaatattttttgaatatgcaaacattgttcaaactcatgtacattttttgaatatgccaacatttttcttaatacgtgAACATTTTAAGTTttctcaaacattttttgaaaaccatgaacatttttttctGAATTCACAATCATTTTAGGATTTcggggatttttttttcaaaattcgcAATTATTTAGAATTTTTAAACTTTTATGAAATCTTGAATCATTTTAAAAAAGCAAAAAAGGGAAAAGTAAACAAATAAAAAATAGGGGGTGTCTGGCCCCGCCCATTGGCCGGCCGAACAGGGCTCGCGCGGGGTGAGTGCGTTTTTCCGCGACATCCAACGCCCAGGTCGCCAAATAGGAGCTCCCATCGACCAATCTATCTTTCCTGAGATGAAATGCGGCCTCTCAAACTAAATCACTATTTTATTTAGACTATTTTGTGCTATTGAATAATTATACTCCCTCCGATGCATATTACTTGTCGCTTAAAAagatatatctagatgtatttcagTGCTAAATACATCTGTTTGAGTGACAAGTAATACAGATTGGAGGTAGTATTATAGTAAGTATTGTGTGCATATGCATCAGTTCATCAATCAATTTTTTAGGGAAGGTATATAGTAGGCTAGTTAATCAAGTTGCCACTCacgaagatttccaagatagttgcTAGTTTAAAATTCAGGTTCAATATTTTTTATTTTGGTattactagcaaaaaggcccgtgcgttgcaacggaacaaTGCCACACACCTTAGCCTTGATAATAATGCCTCAAGACATTCCCTCTCAGTATCATGAGGTTCTATCTGGCAGCGCCCATGAGTGGAGAGCATAGGTGACAAGTAACAATTGGATCACCAATGAAGTTGTGGCGGTATGTCGTGCATTACACACATCTTGTATTTGTCCTCCATAGAAGGATCGCATAATGTTCGCCCATCTGCTGCTACCGCTGCAGCCAACTCACACATCTTCCCGTTGCTAGCACGACCACCAAACACAGGGAAGATGTGAAAAATTATTGTCATATTAATGGTCAACCAAGCACATCTAGTTTAGAGTAGCATCATAGGGAAATTTACTCAGACATGGAGTTTCTAATCTTGAGGTCAAATGCTCCCTGATGAACAGTAAATTTGAAAACAAATAGAAAAATtttcaaaaattctgatttttttagtaAACTTTAAAGAATGTTTAGACTGCAAAAATTCAACAAGAAATCACATTGGTGCAAAGGCGTGataaaaaacaaaatcgatgctctgGTCAACCAAGCACATCTTGTACAAATGCAGCAAAAGTTTAGAGTAGCATCATAGGAAAATTTACTCAGACGTGGAGTTTCTAATCTCGAGCTGAAATGCTCTTGGATGAACTGTGAATTCAAAAAAAAACATTTATTccataaaattctgatttttttgtcATAAACTTTAAAGAATGTTTAAGTGCAAGAAAAAATTCATCACAGAATCATCGGTACGTGGCGTGATAAAAAAACAAAATCGTGTTACTTTCAAACGCATTTTGGAGCTCTAAATTTTTTTTGGTACGACTTGCTCCAATGTTATTTGTTATGAAAATTTGCATGCCCTTCAAACATTTCTTAAAGTTTACCAAAAAATAtattagaaattttttattttttacgaATTTACTGTTCATACTTCATAGTTGGTGGTAGATCATATGCAGTTATTCTAAATGTGCGTATACACTTGTCCGATCATATCATGCATGAGTGGCATTAGTTGGAAATCAGTCCATCC from Triticum dicoccoides isolate Atlit2015 ecotype Zavitan chromosome 6A, WEW_v2.0, whole genome shotgun sequence encodes:
- the LOC119314876 gene encoding histone H2B.4-like, giving the protein MAPKAAEKKPVEKTPAGKKPKAEKKVPASKEGGDKKGKKKAKKSVETYKIYIFKVLKQVHPDIGISSKAMSIMNSFINDIFEKLAGESAKLARYNKKPTITSREIQTSVRLVLPGELAKHAVSEGTKAVTKFTSS